The following proteins are co-located in the Gossypium hirsutum isolate 1008001.06 chromosome A02, Gossypium_hirsutum_v2.1, whole genome shotgun sequence genome:
- the LOC107935940 gene encoding protein SCARECROW has protein sequence MGASDLVDENHSEINGSSNSRGHPVAVGNNTSDGKMMRKRMASEIADNQRFPRRTLASEPEPENNTVCSFLPAPASSNPLLNHSTIKMNTAIFPSANFIAVTSGGPAVLSTTTSTFTCIDTISTSKPHPPAICGFSGLPLFPPTDRNRNSVTATTASDSVIISPISNSMDDTSATVWIDGVIRDLIHTSSNVSISQIIHNVREIIYPCNPNLATLLEYRLRSLVDPVERRSKEGEASLLQRNHSQQQGSSGLTFNFDPALGSLPNCSLPESCSMSQYLNWEINPLSVSNSAVATQHQHHNQISSSPSATTPPVLSLCQTPPHHQQTRVQQPLPVPEENPSPVEKTTPSTTACTTPTSTFQIVQACSARDRKEEIRQQKRDEEGLHLLTLLLQCAEAVSVNKFEEANRMLLELSQLSTPFGTSAQRVAAYFSEAMSARLLSSCLGICATLPPNPQSQSHTQKIVSAFQVFNGISPFVKFSHFTANQAIQEAFEREERVHIIDLDIMQGLQWPGLFHILASRPGGPPHVRLTGLGTSLEALEATGKRLSDFADKLGLPFQFYPVADKVGNLEPERLKVSKTEAVAVHWLQHSLYDVTGSDTNTLWLLRRLAPKVVTVVEQDLRRQEGPFLGRFVEAIHYYSAVFDSLGASYGEESEERHVVEQQLLSKEIRNVLALGGGSMKFHNWREKLQQCGFKGISLAGNAATQATLLLGMFPSHGYTLVEDNGALKLGWKDLCLLTASAWRPGEDTLPFQFHAN, from the exons ATGGGCGCTTCTGATTTGGTAGATGAAAATCATAGTGAAATCAATGGCAGCAGCAACAGCCGAGGACACCCAGTAGCAGTAGGAAACAATACATCAGATGGGAAAATGATGAGGAAGAGAATGGCTTCTGAGATTGCTGACAACCAAAGGTTCCCTCGCCGCACCCTTGCCTCAGAGCCTGAGCCTGAGAACAACACGGTTTGCTCTTTCTTGCCAGCGCCAGCATCATCTAATCCACTCCTCAACCACTCCACTATCAAGATGAATACCGCCATTTTTCCTTCTGCAAACTTCATCGCCGTGACGTCAGGCGGGCCTGCTGTTTTATCTACAACCACTTCTACTTTTACTTGCATCGATACCATTTCCACTAGTAAACCTCACCCCCCGGCTATCTGTGGTTTCTCGGGTTTGCCTTTATTTCCACCAACTGACAGAAACCGAAACTCCGTCACCGCAACTACTGCCTCAGACTCAGTTATTATATCTCCGATCTCTAATTCGATGGATGACACTTCAGCTACAGTGTGGATTGACGGTGTCATAAGGGATCTCATCCACACCTCGTCTAACGTCTCCATTTCTCAAATCATCCACAACGTCCGGGAGATCATCTACCCTTGCAACCCGAACCTCGCTACGCTCCTGGAGTACAGGCTTCGCTCTCTAGTGGATCCAGTTGAAAGGAGAAGTAAGGAGGGCGAGGCATCCTTGTTGCAGAGGAACCATAGTCAGCAGCAAGGCTCCTCTGGACTCACTTTTAACTTCGACCCCGCCCTAGGTAGCCTTCCTAACTGCTCTTTGCCCGAATCTTGTTCCATGAGCCAGTACTTGAACTGGGAGATAAATCCACTCTCCGTTTCTAACAGCGCAGTCGCTACCCAACACCAGCATCACAATCAGATTAGCAGTAGCCCTTCTGCGACTACACCACCGGTTCTTTCCCTATGTCAGACACCTCCTCATCACCAACAGACTCGGGTGCAGCAGCCGCTTCCAGTTCCAGAAGAAAACCCTTCCCCAGTTGAGAAGACTACTCCCTCGACGACTGCTTGCACAACGCCCACGTCCACTTTTCAAATAGTCCAAGCATGCAGCGCCAGAGACAGGAAAGAGGAGATACGGCAGCAAAAGAGAGACGAAGAAGGATTGCACCTCTTGACCTTACTCCTGCAGTGTGCTGAGGCGGTTTCAGTTAATAAATTTGAGGAAGCAAATAGGATGCTGTTAGAGCTGTCGCAACTGTCAACTCCATTTGGGACGTCTGCTCAGCGCGTGGCAGCGTATTTCTCAGAGGCTATGTCAGCAAGGCTATTGAGCTCATGCCTGGGAATATGCGCTACGCTTCCACCGAATCCACAGTCACAGAGCCATACCCAAAAGATAGTGTCGGCATTCCAGGTGTTCAACGGGATAAGTCCATTCGTCAAGTTCTCGCATTTCACAGCCAATCAGGCCATACAAGAGGCGTTCGAAAGGGAGGAGAGAGTGCACATCATAGATCTCGACATAATGCAAGGCCTGCAGTGGCCAGGGCTGTTTCACATACTGGCCTCAAGACCAGGCGGGCCGCCGCACGTGCGCCTCACGGGGTTGGGAACCTCCTTGGAGGCCCTGGAGGCAACCGGTAAACGTCTATCTGATTTCGCCGACAAACTGGGGCTCCCCTTCCAATTTTACCCGGTGGCGGATAAGGTGGGGAATCTGGAACCCGAGAGACTCAAGGTTAGCAAGACGGAGGCAGTAGCAGTTCACTGGCTGCAGCACTCTCTTTACGACGTGACTGGTTCAGATACCAACACGCTGTGGCTCTTGCGAAG GTTGGCACCCAAAGTAGTGACGGTAGTAGAACAGGACTTGAGGAGGCAGGAAGGACCATTTTTGGGAAGGTTTGTGGAAGCCATACACTACTACTCAGCGGTATTTGATTCACTAGGGGCAAGCTACGGGGAAGAGAGCGAGGAGAGGCACGTGGTGGAGCAGCAGCTACTATCGAAGGAGATACGAAATGTTCTGGCTTTAGGAGGAGGTTCCATGAAATTTCATAATTGGAGGGAGAAGCTGCAGCAGTGTGGGTTCAAGGGTATATCCCTTGCTGGCAATGCCGCGACGCAGGCCACCCTGCTCTTAGGCATGTTCCCATCTCATGGTTATACTTTGGTTGAGGACAATGGCGCCCTCAAGCTTGGTTGGAAAGACCTTTGTTTGCTCACTGCTTCTGCCTGGAGGCCAGGCGAGGACACCCTTCCATTCCAATTCCATGCTAATTAA
- the LOC107935960 gene encoding ethanolamine-phosphate cytidylyltransferase — protein sequence MNKISSTSLIGGAVVVAMAVGLYLGVAKRGLPPEGLGMGLWRKIKRKKKPLRVYMDGCFDMMHYGHCNALRQARAVGDQLVVGVVSDAEIIANKGPPVTPMHERMIMVKAVKWVDEVISDAPYAITEDFMKKLFDEYKMDYIIHGDDPCVLPDGTDAYAVAKKAGRFRQIKRTEGISSTDIVGRMLLCVRERSVSDSHNHSSLQRQFSHGHSQKLDGGSGSRSGTRVSHFLPTSRRIVQFSNGKGPGPNAHIVYIDGAFDLFHAGHVEILRVARELGDFLLVGTHNDQTISAKRGTHRPIMNLHERSLSVLACRYVDEVIIGAPLEVSKDMITTFNISLVVHGTVAESSDFQKEKDNPYDVPISMGIFKVLESPLDITTTTIIKRIVANHKAYQKRNEKKVASEKRYYDNKTYVSSD from the exons ATGAACAAGATATCATCAACGTCCCTAATAGGTGGAGCAGTGGTAGTGGCCATGGCGGTAGGATTGTACCTTGGCGTAGCGAAAAGAGGCTTACCTCCTGAAGGACTTGGAATGGGTTTGtggaggaaaataaaaaggaagaagaagccaTTGCGCGTGTATATGGACGGTTGTTTCGACATGATGCATTATGGTCACTGCAATGCCCTCCGTCAAGCTCGTGCGGTAGGCGACCAATTGGTGGTGGGGGTAGTTAGCGATGCGGAAATCATTGCAAACAAAGGCCCTCCTGTAACTCCCATGCATGAAAG GATGATAATGGTAAAGGCGGTGAAGTGGGTGGATGAGGTCATTTCTGATGCGCCGTATGCAATCACCGAAGATTTCATGAAGAAGCTGTTCGATGAATACAAGATGGACTACATTATTCACGGCGATGACCCTTGTGTTCTTCCCGATGGAACTGATGCTTATGCTGTTGCTAAGAAGGCTGGTCGTTTTAGGCAGATTAAGCGCACCGAAGGCATCTCTAGCACTGACATTGTCG GCCGAATGCTTCTTTGTGTAAGAGAAAGATCAGTTAGTGACAGTCATAATCATTCCTCTCTACAAAGACAATTCAGCCACGGGCACAGCCAAAAATTGGATGGTGGATCTGGATCTAGATCTGGAACTCGCGTATCTCATTTTCTACCAACATCCCGCAGAATCGTGCAATTTTCAAACGGAAAG GGCCCCGGACCAAACGCTCACATTGTTTATATAGATGGTGCATTTGATCTTTTCCATGCTGGACATGTTGAG ATTCTGCGTGTTGCCCGAGAACTGGGAGATTTTCTTCTCGTTGGCACCCACAATGATCAAACTATCAG TGCTAAACGAGGTACTCATCGCCCTATCATGAATCTACATGAAAGAAGCTTAAGTGTTTTAGCTTGTCGCTATGTGGATGAGGTGATAATCGGTGCTCCATTGGAAGTGTCTAAAGACATG ATCACAACTTTTAATATATCATTAGTTGTCCATGGAACAGTGGCAGAGAGCAGTGATTTTCAGAAG GAAAAAGATAACCCTTATGATGTTCCAATTAGTATGGGAATTTTCAAAGTTTTAGAAAGCCCGCTCGACATTACAACTACCACAATAATTAAGAGGATTGTAGCAAATCATAAAGCTTACCAG AAACGTAATGAGAAGAAGGTTGCAAGTGAGAAAAGATATTATGACAATAAAACTTATGTTTCCAGCGACTGA